The genomic window CAGAATGTCTAAGATGTAAATTGGGAAAAAGCGActagaaattgtaattaaattcccagGGTGtatgatatttgaaaaaaaatgtattttgctaagttgagcgcgatctgtcaaccagtttgtttccagcagctgcttaagtcggatAGCTCAGTAGTGgttgcgatttttacgatggataaaaatatttaacaaagaagtttGTCTGAAACTTTGTAGttcttaccaaatttcgtgtgcggagtCGTTGCGAATGGTGGAAatggcttacggtgattcagttttatcaaaacacaagcctacgagtggtacaaggTCTTCAAAGATCGTCGAGAGatcattgaagacatgcctcgttctgcaAGACCTTCGATCTATTCAACTGATGAAGATATTAAACAAGTGAAGTatatagtgcttgaaaatcgtcgggCAAGTGTTAGTGAGgtagcaagagagctcgacatctctcggcagtccgtttgaatgatttttatagatattttgggtataaaacgcaTTCATgatcgactcgtcccgataaagctgattttttttttttcaaaaagagtagcGTAAACAATCcgatctcacattcatggagagcattacaACTGCACATGAGACACGCCGaaaccgctcaaaaatcaaggtgattctcattgtttttttcgatattcgtgttTGATGCATCAGACAGACGGTCAATTAGAAGTTCTATTTGGTCATATtaaggcgtttgcgtgagaacatccatcGGAAACGGccgaaattgtggaagaaccattcatgaattttacacgatgataatgcaccgtcatcgagccacgattgtgaccgactTTAAAGCCCAAAAAGCAATGATTACCATCGATctaccaccgtattcaccaaatttggctctgtgtgattttttcttgttctacaAACTAAAATCGCAGCTGCGTGGAAACCGTTTTCCgacgatcgaagagataaaacaaaattcattgaAGGAGCTGAATGCCATACCAAAAAGTACTTATGAATAGTGTTTCGAGTTGGCGACTACTTTGAAGgcgtcaaaataaatatttatgagtaattaaatattttgcgttttatttacaattttcgggtaccTTTTGACACAATGTATCTATCTAAATGGAAAGTTGCTGGATTTCAGAAATCCATTTCTACGTTTTTTAAGCAGTTTTCTAGCATAAGTTTCTGCATGTTAGTTTTCGAAAACGTAATGAGCTGACCAGTCTAACATGTGCAGTATATACTTTGACAGCTATACGCCTAGGAAATTCTATGTCACTAAAAATGcaccctatatacatatgtatatacatatgttttataatCATTTTCAGGAAAAGCCAAAGcagaaaattagttttataaattccCAGTCAacgcaaataaacaaaaattatacttCTCACATATGCTTTTTTCAATTACAAGCCCCCTCCCAGCGCGCATTACAAATATTGCCAACAACACTGCACCACTTTGTTCGGAAATGTGTTAACAAGTGGAAAGctatgtttttgtatgtatgtatgtatgtatgtatgtatatacatatgcaagtaTGCATGTTTTTGTTGACACAACTACGTGTGTACATATGCTTTGTGCtcgtatttatatttgtttagtCATTTAGAGTCAAATGTGTACGAAACTTTCCTTAACGCGCCaacaactatgtatgtatgtatgtatggaagtGGTTGGGCGTTGAGAGGAAAAGCGCAGAAAATATGTTGCACCTTACTTCGAATGCTCCAATTATTGCCAAAGCGATAGAAtcgtaaataaacaattatcgatacgtacacatatatatacttaactgtaaaaataatatatacgcctatatttacacaaatatattatGTTTCTTACAATAAATCTGAACTACTGATATGAAAAACcatatctataaatatttatatcaaacGCTTGTcattaaacatatatgtacatactatacatacagacattttatttataagtgtatgtaattaaatgattattgtatttaattatagGCAAAATGGATGAGGACGCCACACTGACGAACTTTAAGGTGTTGTACTTGGTGACGCAACTGTGCGGCTTGACGATGATCATTTTGGTTAGCTGTTGGGTTGGCATACATTTTGGCGGCGTTGGCGGCACCGCCAATCCCCGGCTCGAATTCAATTGGCATCCGTTATTCATGACAATCGGCCTGCTATTCTTATATGGCAATTGTAAGTAGCGTTACCCAGCCCCAGTGCTTGCGCTTGCAAAGCATAAAACAAGTGTTGTAAAACGTAAATGTAAACAGTTGGCGGTATGAGCTTTATACGCATGAACATAtttgcacgtgtgtgtgtgcgtgtgagtgcATTGACACACACTTTCATACCTTTTATGTACAAATGTGTGCGGTGTTAGCTGATTTTGACAGTTGTGTGCAGCTTAATAGTTACATTAATCGTTTTCTTACAAAAGCTAAACATTTTTATCGAGGTTAGGTTTGATTTTCTTCGTTTATTGTCACACGAATACTTTATTGAGACTCGCTtgctgcaaaaaataatttatatggctgccataaGTAAGTATTGGCTTACCACTTTGAGGTGCGAGTGTTCGTACATAGGCAAGACTAAGCccaaaattaatgaataatattcttggcatatgtacatatgtaggtatgtatgtatgtatagtagtagtcgaaaaagtcttttcgtacttTGTCAATAGTTGTCGTTGCAGTCGCTTAATATCTCCAGTGTTACCAAGTGTCATACCatttagtgttggaaaggtgagatttNNNNNNNNNNNNNNNNNNNNNNNNNNNNNNNNNNNNNNNNNNNNNNNNNNNNNNNNNNNNNNNNNNNNNNNNNNNNNNNNNNNNNNNNNNNNNNNNNNNNNNNNNNNNNNNNNNNNNNNNNNNNNNNNNNNNNNNNNNNNNNNNNNNNNNNNNNNNNNNNNNNNNNNNNNNNNNNNNNNNNNNNNNNNNNNNNNNNNNNNNNNNNNNNNNNNNNNNNNNNNNNNNNNNNNNNNNNNNNNNNNNNNNNNNNNNNNNNNNNNNNNNNNNNNNNNNNNNNNNNNNNNNNNNNNNNNNNNNNNNNNNNNNNNNNNNNNNNNNNNNNNNNNNNNNNNNNNNNNNNNNNNNNNNNNNNNNNNNNNNNNNNNNNNNNNNNNNNNNNNNNNNNNNNNNNNNNNNNNNNNNNNNNNNNNNNNNNNNNNNNNNNNNNNNNNNNNNNNNNNNNNNNNNNNNNNNNNNNNNNNNNNNNNNNNNNNNNNNNNNNNNNNGcgtgtgtataaatttgacagctgtcgatCATTCTTCTTTATTGATCACCTGCTCACTCCAATGGatcatttgtttgtgaattatatcatattgagtgaagcaacttttgttattgtgaaaaaaatggatACAAAGGAATTTCGTGCATtcataaaatattcttttttgaaAGGAGAAGAAATACAGCTAAACCTCGGCTTGATAATGAGTTTCTAGACACTCTCGCAAAAAAAGCAACCATCAACCAAAGATTGGTATGTTAAGTTTAGACGTGATGAAATGAGCACtgaagacggtgaacgcagtgaACGCCTAAAAGAAGTCGTTAACgacgaaaacattaaaatagaccacaaaataattttggatcaccgttaagtgaagttgttcgagatagcagacaCTCTTAAGATTCTAAacatatcaactgaacgtgtacatcatatcacTGAGggatatttgggtatgagaaagctttaaaAGCAAAGTGTGAGACCACTTTTCGCCAAAAAAAAACGACGAgatgatgattcggagcagtatttggagatgttcaagcataATAAACCGGAActtttgcatcgatatgtgacaatgatTGAAATATGGATACATCATTTCGCTCCGAAGTCAAATCGATAGTGATCCGAGTGAACTGCACACGATTAACCTGCTTTAAAGCGTGAAAAAATACAATAGtccgctggaaaggttatgGCATCTGTACTTTGGGCTgcacatggaataatttttattgactaccttgaaaaaagGAGAGagcatcaacagcgactattgcATTACTGGACCGTTTAAAGGacaaaatcgccgaaaaacggccgcatttaaagaaaaagaaagtattGATTCACAAAGACAATGTACCACATGCCACTTAAAACGATGACAAAAATCCATGGATTGGGCTTCGAAGCGCTTCCGTATCTATCGTATTCTTCAGATCTGGTTCCCAGtaactatttcctgttctcatatttcaaaataatgctcgctggaattttttttaaatagtatatAAAGCTTTTTCTTGATCGTACTCAGCATGGTATTTCTCTGTCTTGAATTTCTCTTCTGACTTGTCCAACACGTCTGTTGATCGGGAATCCAGATTAGAACAAGTAGAGCTGAGCTGCTGGTGAGCTTAAAGCTTTTCTGTAATGGTTGAATGCGATGGTATTAAGCTTTGGTCACGACAAGGCCAGCAGTACCGCCTGGCTACCTGTGCATGCAAAATATGTGGTTGCAAAATACGATGGTCCCTAGAGTTCCACAGGCTGAGTTTGATAGATGGATAGAGAGAGAAGATACTTAAGGAATACCCCCGTCTATATTTCGCAGTCTATTTGGAATCAATAGTTATATATTGAGGTATTATTCGCCTACCCTACCAAACCTCTTCCATTCACAGCTAGAGGATATCCGAACCTGCAATTAACTATTGAAATCCAACAGCCATTGGCCGGATAAGAATCCGGAtctgttccggttacttagacccgactgtcgtgggaacggatgACCATAACTCTTTAgatttggttttttaataattctccCCAAAGAGATCTTAGTTTAAGCCTTCTTTTTAAAATTAGACGGATGAGGaccaaatacaatattttaggATAAACATAGAATACCTTACGATTTTATGCTTTATTTCTCTCAGACTCCAACAtattacaaaaaagaaaataattactttagcATTTGAAGGTATTACTTagcttttatgtacatatttctaagcaatatctcatttttttaacataatttccACTAATTCAACGCTTTCGTCCACTTCACAGCCATACTCGTCTATCGTGGCTTCCGCAATGTGCGCAAGAAGACCCTCAAGTGGACACATGCCGGCATTCATTTGACAGCCTTCGTATTGACCGTTATTGCTCTGATCACCGTCTTCGATTCGCACAACTTGGCCAATCCACCAACACCGAACATGTACTCGTTGCACTCGTGGGTGGGTATGGGCGCTGTCATCGTCTTCGGCTTGCAATATGTGGCCGGATTTACAGCTTATCTCGCACCCGGCTGGCGGCAGGCACTCAAGGTCGCCTACATGCCATTGCACATATACTTCGGACTCTTCGGCTTCGTCTTGGCCATAGCAAGCGCACTCATGGGCATCACCGAGAAGGCTATATTCGCTATGTGAGTATTTTTTCGACAGTTACACcggttttgttttttgcttttttggttGATTAGTAATGAAATGCAATTCTGTTTACAGTTCAGATTACTCATCGTTCTCGAGTGCTGGCGTCATGGGCAACTGTTTGGGCGTGGTCTATGTGATTTTCGGCGCTTTGGTGGTCTATCTGGTTACTGAGGGTTCCTATAAGCGCAAACCATTGCCGGAGGACGCTGTGCTCCTCACGGGTGCTAATgaataaatacatgcatatatgtgtatgtgtgtggacaAGCAGCTGATTTGTTTGTGTAAAGCTGTGCAGTGAAATAGTCGCGAAGTTGAAACTCTATGTTCTTACTTTCCATTAATTTTACTATGTTTTAAAGCAGTTATGTAGCGGTTTATGTATGTAGGATATGCTATTTGCCAAGACAACGATACAAATCGCGAATTTGCGGAGCGAGGGGGGCgacaaatgcatacaaacatacatatatagaaatattatataaatcagcttcatatatacatatacatatgtataagaaaacgCACATTTATACGCAAGCATTTGCACAAATACAACAACTTTATGCTTGTGTGTAGGTATGTGTGCCGTCACATTACGGTGCTTATTTTAATTTGCGTACTTTTTGGTgcttattttaagtattttgtttttttgtctttaaagtttttctgttttacctaaatatttataaatatatttatatatacacatttacataccaTAGCTACTTattaacttatacatatatatatatacatacaaacaatttatatatatacgtgAACTATATGTATTTTGAATGGCTTGGGGAGGCCGAAAAAGCACAAAATCTGTGGTGCTTTTGACAACTTTTACACAAATGCTTTATATAATGACcgcaataaatacatacatacatacaaataaataaagttataatgtttgaaaaaaaaatctataatttaaaattaaatattttgttgcaacaaatatattttaaacttgatttttttactatattcaTATATCTTTACTATACTTAGTACATGCGTACTTACAAATACCAgtttctacatatacatacatacatatgtatataggaaaatatacaaatatgagtGTGTACAATTATTTAAACAGCCGAAAAGACAAATATCCATAAGTGTTGTTGGATGTATTCATGAATTTAtctgtatgtatacaaatattaaaatataaataaatgaataaacaattatttaaagcaGAGACAAAGTGCAATGAATTACAAGAAGAAAGGAAGGAAGGAGTGTGTGGTAGCAACTGATCAAATTGGATTCCGGactgacaataaaaaaataataacaaaaaaaaaaaaaaaaaataataataaaaataaaaaaatgatgtaaaaaaaaaaaaaatatataatataaaaataaaaaataatgttaaaaatgaaaaaataaaaaataataaaaaaaaattaaaaaaaaataaaaaaaacataaaaattaaattaaaatttttagttatttaaaaaacaaatctttACTAACGCGTTCATAATAGGCTTCttttgagctcatttttcacaCACCTGTTTTAAGCATCGGTTGGAATGATTGTCAGTTCTTTCAGCGAATGACTTTTAAAGCACACAATGAACTTATGGCGCGCTCCCCGAAGtgaagttttaaattataaaaaaaaaaaatggatgagCCTCACCCtgatttttacgatttttacgtggttttttgttttcgtcGCATTTTTGTTTACTAGTAATTTTGCGGTTGATGTGTCCAGTTTTCAAAAATCACTTTGGTGCGCCTTCTACTTAACGTtattttagcaaaatatttgGGTTTCTTGGTACGAATTCATAGCAAATGATTATCTGCCAGCCTCACCAAATACATAGAAACACCTTCCTGACCGTCAATCCTGGTTTGGC from Bactrocera tryoni isolate S06 chromosome 5, CSIRO_BtryS06_freeze2, whole genome shotgun sequence includes these protein-coding regions:
- the LOC120777133 gene encoding cytochrome b reductase 1 isoform X2 encodes the protein MKIPIFIIGKMDEDATLTNFKVLYLVTQLCGLTMIILVSCWVGIHFGGVGGTANPRLEFNWHPLFMTIGLLFLYGNSILVYRGFRNVRKKTLKWTHAGIHLTAFVLTVIALITVFDSHNLANPPTPNMYSLHSWVGMGAVIVFGLQYVAGFTAYLAPGWRQALKVAYMPLHIYFGLFGFVLAIASALMGITEKAIFAISDYSSFSSAGVMGNCLGVVYVIFGALVVYLVTEGSYKRKPLPEDAVLLTGANE
- the LOC120777133 gene encoding cytochrome b reductase 1 isoform X1, with the protein product MPSENDKDIEIGNKVENVVVASSDNVESASDTPAAATVGAAPTAIVVVAAAKPATEDSAVPADATTTTTTNGNTVTTPATVQKEATATAAAQEQAPPSQPKRETGGLQANIEPMQQSNAGKMDEDATLTNFKVLYLVTQLCGLTMIILVSCWVGIHFGGVGGTANPRLEFNWHPLFMTIGLLFLYGNSILVYRGFRNVRKKTLKWTHAGIHLTAFVLTVIALITVFDSHNLANPPTPNMYSLHSWVGMGAVIVFGLQYVAGFTAYLAPGWRQALKVAYMPLHIYFGLFGFVLAIASALMGITEKAIFAISDYSSFSSAGVMGNCLGVVYVIFGALVVYLVTEGSYKRKPLPEDAVLLTGANE
- the LOC120777133 gene encoding cytochrome b reductase 1 isoform X3, with product MDEDATLTNFKVLYLVTQLCGLTMIILVSCWVGIHFGGVGGTANPRLEFNWHPLFMTIGLLFLYGNSILVYRGFRNVRKKTLKWTHAGIHLTAFVLTVIALITVFDSHNLANPPTPNMYSLHSWVGMGAVIVFGLQYVAGFTAYLAPGWRQALKVAYMPLHIYFGLFGFVLAIASALMGITEKAIFAISDYSSFSSAGVMGNCLGVVYVIFGALVVYLVTEGSYKRKPLPEDAVLLTGANE